The Methanobrevibacter sp. TMH8 region TAGATCCAAAAATAATTCTTATGGATGAACCTTTTAGTGCACTTGACATTACAACACAAAAAAAATTAACAGTTTTGATTAAAAAAATAGTTCGAGACTATAAAACAACTGTTCTTCATGTTACTCATAATTTTAATGATATTTGGAACTTAGCAGATAGAGTAGGTGTTATGAAAGATGGAAAGATCCATCAGCTATCAAACATACATGATGTATTTTCACGACCAAAAAGTGATTTTGTTGCAGATTTTGTTGGAGTTCAAAATATATTTGAAGGAAAAATCATTGAAATTGATTCTGAAAGAGCTATAATAGAATTAAATAATGGTATCCAAATTACAAGTGCAGATACCGAATGTGTACAAAAAATAGACAAAAATAAAAATGATAAAATATTAATAGCTATTCGTCCAGAGAGTATTATATTTTCTAATGAAAAATTTGAATCTTCAGCAAGAAATCAGCTGAAAGGAACAATTATAGAAGTTATAGAATCTGGACCTACAACACTAATTAATGTTGATGTAAATGGAAATATCTTCAAAGGTCTTTTGACAAAAAGTTCTGCAGAATTCCTCGAAGTAGAAATAGAAAAAGAAATTTATATGAGTTTCAAATCATTGAATGTTAATATATTAGATAGCTATAAATCTACTGAAGATTGAATAGCTATAAATCTCTCTGATACATTTACAATATAAATTACTAATTATTAAAAAAATAATTAAAAAACTGAAAATAATAAAAGTAAATGAATAAAAATATTAGAATAAAAATGAATAAAAATAAATAAATAAAATAATAGAATAAGAAACAAATATAAATAAAATATATCTTAAATATTGATTTAAACAACTATAATTTTATCGATTCAAAAAAATCGATTTTAAGCACACCTATCCACTAATATAACTATTTTTTCACTATTATTTTTAGGAATATGAATTACTTCAATTAATTCATCTTTAACCTCTTCAAGATCAACCTCAACAGTAGAAGTAAAAGTTTCTTCAGATACATGAATAACTACTTTTAAACCTTCTTTACCATCATATTCAGATGTGTCAACATTTAAAACTTCTCCAGGAGTGAAGACCCTATTATAGGAAAGTTCTAATATATCATAAACATTAACATTCTTTTTAATATACTCTAAAGTTTCATCACAATCCATTTCTAGTTCTTTAGTATTCATTATCTCACCAAATATTTCTATATAGCTTTAATCTTCGATAACAATTATAGTTTCTTTTTCATCAGTAATATGACCTATTTCAAGTAAATCATCTTTAATATTATTTAAATTAACTCTAACAACATCATTAACAAGATCTCCATTTAAATGCAAAGAAATTATTACTTCCTCTTCCTCAAATTCTTTTTCAACCATAACATCAAGAACTTCTCCTGGTGCAAATACTCTATTGTAAGACAATTCTAAAATGTCTTCTTTCTTTACATTAGATTTAACATATTCTAAAGCTTCATCTGGCTTTAAAACAATTTCTTCTTTCATAGATATCACTTTTTAAATTAAATATAATAATATGATTAATATAATTAGATAGAATTAAATATAAATTAAGTAATTTTCAATATAATTCTTTTTTAAAATAATTCTTTAATAGATTTTTAATATAAATTCTCTAATATAATTTCTTATATTTTTCTAATATAATTTCTTAATATAATTTTTTAATAGATTTTTTAATATAATTTTTTAATGTATTACATAATATATCTTTAATATAATATTATATTTTCTTATAATTATTCAAAATTTTTATTATAATTTTTAGCATAATAATGTTAATAAAATAATTTCAATAATTAGCATATAATATTTTTAATTTAAAATGTTTAATTTTATAATATTTAATAATTCAAAAAGATATTAAAGAGTATTAAAGATTATTAAAAAATATTTAGCTGTTTTAAGTAAAATTATTTTATTAAGATTACAATATAAAGATTCTAAAAATAAAAATAGAAAGAAAAAATAAAAAAGAAAAAGAAAAAATTAATTGGTTAGTAGATTAAATATCTATTTTTTTCTGCAGCTAACCAAAGATTTCCTTTTCCATTTCTTGCTATATCACCAGTGAATTTGATGTATTTACCAGGGAAAGATTTTCCTGCAATGGTAGGATCACTAACAATTTCTTCTTGATTAAAACCTTCAAGAGTTCTTGATAGAGTTCCATTGATAACAATATCCCCATTTTGCATTTGACCACCCGGCCATCTAGTTACATCACCATCAATTTGGATAAGCCCTTTATTCATGTGAATACCGGCGAGAATATCACAGTCGCCTTTGACATGTATTTCTCCACCAGTCAAACATTCACCTAATTGTTTTCCAGCATTACCATGGATAATAATAGATCCACCAGTCATACCTCTCCAATCACCGATGTAAGAAGCACCACAAAATTCTTTTACATTACCTAGGATTTCTAATTCTCCACCAGTCATTTCACGTCCTGCATAACTTTCAGCATCACCATTAACAGTAATACTACCTCCAGCCATTTCAGCACCACAGTGAAGATCTACACTACTATTAGCAATGATTTGACCGTCAGTCATTTTGCTACCAATATATTTAACTCTTCCTAAATCTCCATTAAGAATCATTTTAACTTGAGCAGCATCTTCAGCTTCACCTTCTACTTCTACATCAAAGTAGTCAGAAAGTGGGAATTTTGAATTTCCAATAGGTACCATATACTTATCAAAATCTGATTTTTCCCATCCATAAATTGTATCAGGAATCAATTCATCAAATTCAAGTGCTATTGGAGAAGTTTTCTTTTGATTAAAAGTTATAGTTTTCAAATTAAACACCTCTAATACCTATTTACCTGCTTGAATATCGACCCTGATAGGGTTATGTACATAATGATCATGTACTGGATAGTTTTCAAATTTAACAGTGTAATATTTGTTAAATACAGGCATAATTTTTTCCATAAGTGCATTTTCTTGCTCTTCAATACCTTGAACATTTGTCCATATGGTTTGACTTTCTTTAGTAGAAACAATTTCACCATCTTGAACTATGATTTGTCCATCTTTAATTGTTAGTGCGGCATTACCAAATGCACGTTCAATAGCTTCATATTCATTAGATGGATCGATTTCATTAGGATTGATATCATATACTGCAATATCTGCTCTAGCTCCAGCCCCTAAGTGACCTCTATCAGTGAACCCATAAGCTTTTGCAGGAGCAGCTCTTGAAATAGTAGCAATTTCATTGAAATCATATTCACGATCAAGTGTTGCAAGGGAAGATTTTCTTCCTACAGCCTTATGAACTTCTCCGTTTTCAATCATTTCCATTCTACGTTTGTTACTCATTAACCAGGATATAACTCTAGGATATCTTATGAAAGGACCTGCATTAGGACTGTCAGTGGTTAACATGATTTGCCATGGGTTGTTTACCATTAAGAACATTTCAAGACCAATAGCCCATTGCACAGAGTGTACACTGTTTCTTCCAGAATAAATGAAAGGAACAATACCTGCTGCAGTTTCGAGTTCAATATCTTTATTAGCCCATTTAAGACCATTTAATTGATGAAGATCGAATTCCATAGGAGCATCTGCAGTCATTGTTGTGGTTTCGTCTAAAGTGATTTGACCAACATCACAAGTAACATAATCATTACTGTTAATGAATTTAGCAACGTCTTCTACACCAGACTCGAAATCTCTCCAATTAGTTCCCGCATAAGAATGATATTGGATGTGAGTCATGTGAACAGTTTGATTTCTTACAGGAGAGTTTTTAGAGATGTCTTTAATAACATCCATAGTTCCAACAGTAGTTTCATAGTTACCAGGGTGCCCCAAATCATTTGGGTGAAGGTGTATTGAATGAGGAAGTCCTAATTTCTCATTAGCTTCAGCTAAAGCATGAATAACTTCACGAGAAGTTACATCCCAATAAGGAACAGGATCATCTATACCATGTACATTCATTCCCCAACCCCAAGCTTCACTACCACCAGGGTTTACAATTTTAACACCATACCCTCTAGTGAGTTTTAACCACTGAGAAATAAAAGCAGCCAAATCATCAATATTTTTTTCTTTTGCATATTCTAATACAAACCAGTTGTTACCAAATAATGGTAAAGCCGGAATATCAAGATTAGGAATAGCTGTTATTTCTTCATGAGTGTGTTTTGCTTCTAAAGGAGGCATAGCTGCTTCAACAACAGTTCCATAACCCATTCTTGAATATCTGTAACCAGTTGCAGGACAACTTGGTATAGAGAATCCAGTTTCTGCACGAGTAGCAGCAGTTTTAGGTTTTACTCCTTTTCTTGAATCTTCTGGTCTGTATAATCTTCCTACAACTAATTTCGGCCCAGCAATGTGGGAATGAGGATCAACACCAGCAGCCATTACAACTTTATCAGTTGCATCTAATACTTTAGCATCAGAAGAGACGTTGTCAACGATTTTACCATCTTTAAACATTACGTCTTTCTTTTCCCCATCTATTTCATTAGTAGGATCGTAAACAATACCATTTTTAATTATGTATTCCATTAGATCACCTATTTATTTACCAGCTATTTTTTCGCCTTTAATTTTCTGAACTCTTTCGTGAAGTTCTCTAACAATCCATTCATCGTCCCTACAAGTTTCAGGTTTATCAATAGCCTTTTTCATGTAGATTGGAACACCATCCATTCTATAACTGGTTCCAGCAGCTTCTACACCAATAAATGAACCTGGGAGTACAATATCTGCAAGTTCAGTAGAAGGTCCCCAATGAATATCGATTTGAATAACAGGAATATTGGCTAAATGCCTATTTGCTCCTCCAGGGAAGTGAGCTCCAGGATCAGCAGCTATTACCATAAATACATCAGGTTCTTCTCTTGTTAATAAATCAATAGTGTTAGTTTCACCATTCATGTATCTTGGATAACCTCTTGAGAAGTCAACACCGTATGGGAATCCCATTTCAAATGCCATGAAAATATTAAATCCATTAACATTAAAGTGTCCTCTCATAGGTACAAGATTCCATTTAGTGAATTTATTTAAATCTTGAATTAAATTAATAGCTATATCAATGTTTCTTTGTTTAGATAAAGTATGAGTTAAGCCTAAGCCGAAGAAAAGACAACCATATTGAGTTGTTTTCATAGCTTCAACAAGTTCTTCGATGTCTTCTTTAGGAATTCCAGAAATGACATCTTTTTTAAGCTTTTTACCTCTTAAAACAGCTCTCATAGCATTATAAAATTCATAATCTCCATTTTGTTCAAATCCTACCCATATATCAGACATTTTTGCAGTATCTGTATATCTAGGATCCATAGTTACAATAGTCTTGTCAAATCTTCCTCTTTTTCTGAAGTATCCTCTTGGGAATGCAGAATATCTTCCCATATGTCTTGGGTGAGAATTCATTGCATTGTTTCCAGAGTAAACAATCATGTCCGCCCTATTTTTAACTTCTCCTAATGTGTTAACAGGATATCCTGCGTTTTGAACAGCTTGAAGAGAAGGTCCGTGACAAATAGTAGCTTGGTTATCTAAAACTGCACCTACGAGTTCTCCTAATTTAATACCATGTTTCATGGTTTCAATTGAAGTTTCACTCCATCCATAGAATACAGGCCTTACAGCACCAGCAATAAGTTCTGCAGCTTTATCTAAAGCAGTTTCCCAGTCAGTTTCAACAAGTTCTCCTTCTTCATTACGAATCATTGGAACCATTAATCTTTGGTCCATATCTTCCATAACTTTACTTGCACCTAGACGGCATGCATGTCTTACACCAACAACATGACCATCTTTAACTAAGTAGGTTAAATCATCACAATTACAACCACAGAAAGCACAAGTACAATTTTCAACTATTTCATCATAGTCTGTAATTGGTTCTTCATATGCCATATTTACATCTCCTATCATTCTTCTGGTTTGGTTATACCTACATTAATTCTCTTTTCAGTTAACCTATTAACAGTTTTTTCAGCATCATTATCATATTTCATATAAACTGCTGCCATTAAATCTGCCATAAGAAGTGGTTCTTTATCAGTTTTTTCAATGGTTGCATCAATTCCTTTGTAAGTAGGATCACAACAACAGTAAGTTTCTGGACTTACTACAACATTTGCCCAAGGCCCTTTACAAATGAAAATTTGACCTTCATGAGGAGCATCTCTTGAGTGTGCAGTAAATACTACAACTTCTCCCCAATCAGTTTTTACTAAAGCAGTATCCCAATTTTTAACACCTAATCTTGCCATATCTCTTGGATCCATGTAAGCAGTTCCTGCAACATGACGATATTCGTCTTTTAATGTAGAACCTCTCTTTTTACATGCACCTTGGTAAATATCAGATCCTGTGTTTAACATGACTTCTAATTTATCTCTTTTAGTTGCCATAGGTTCGTCATATTTAACTACATTAGGAACACTTGGTTTGTCAATATATGTCATAAACTAACACCCCTATTCTAAAAATATGGCGTCTACAGGACAGAACATTTGACATGTTCCACATTTTGTACACTTATCATCACTGAAAAGTTTGATGACGCCATTTTCGACCATCATTATTACTTCTTCTGTCCTAGATCCATGTCCACCAGATACTTCTGGACTGATTGAAACATTTACTGGGCATGCCACTACACATACACCACATCCAAGGCAGTTATCTTGATTTACTTTAAGTTCCATATAATCACCATAATTAATTTAGCTAGTTTCTAGCCATTATTCTTTTAGAGCCTCAAACTTATCAATCCAAGATTTAGATTTTGTTGGAGTGTAATCAACATCAGTAATTTTAACATCAATAGCATCTACAGGACATGCTCTTTCACATGCACCACAGTGTATACAAAATTGTTCATCTACATTAATATTTTCAATTATTGTAGCTGGTCCAGGAGACTCAGGGAATGATAAAACATCACAAGGACATACATCAATACAAGTTCCACAAACAGTACATTTGTCTTCATCTACTTCTAAAGTGCCTTTATATTGTTTTTTAACTTTAGCTGCATCAACAGGACAAATTTCTTCACACCAACCACATTTTACACAAGTTTCATCATCAATAAATGAACTTCCAGTAGTGATTGCATCTTCTGGATTAATATCATATTCTCCGTAAGAACAACTTCTACAAGCTGCTTTAATTGCATTTACAGGACATGATTTCTTACAAATTAAACAGTAGACA contains the following coding sequences:
- a CDS encoding ATP-binding cassette domain-containing protein; the encoded protein is MYLEIEDLSVDLGEFQLKNINLDVNEGEYVTLIGPTGSGKSVLLETIIGFYSPDKGIIKLHGKIMNNVQPENRGIGIVYQDNILFPNMDVYENIAYGARKKFSEEEIHEKIVKIAKKMKIDHILHRDIATLSGGEAQRTSLARTLIVDPKIILMDEPFSALDITTQKKLTVLIKKIVRDYKTTVLHVTHNFNDIWNLADRVGVMKDGKIHQLSNIHDVFSRPKSDFVADFVGVQNIFEGKIIEIDSERAIIELNNGIQITSADTECVQKIDKNKNDKILIAIRPESIIFSNEKFESSARNQLKGTIIEVIESGPTTLINVDVNGNIFKGLLTKSSAEFLEVEIEKEIYMSFKSLNVNILDSYKSTED
- a CDS encoding DUF2097 domain-containing protein, which translates into the protein MKEEIVLKPDEALEYVKSNVKKEDILELSYNRVFAPGEVLDVMVEKEFEEEEVIISLHLNGDLVNDVVRVNLNNIKDDLLEIGHITDEKETIIVIED
- a CDS encoding molybdopterin dinucleotide binding domain-containing protein is translated as MATKRDKLEVMLNTGSDIYQGACKKRGSTLKDEYRHVAGTAYMDPRDMARLGVKNWDTALVKTDWGEVVVFTAHSRDAPHEGQIFICKGPWANVVVSPETYCCCDPTYKGIDATIEKTDKEPLLMADLMAAVYMKYDNDAEKTVNRLTEKRINVGITKPEE
- a CDS encoding 4Fe-4S binding protein produces the protein MELKVNQDNCLGCGVCVVACPVNVSISPEVSGGHGSRTEEVIMMVENGVIKLFSDDKCTKCGTCQMFCPVDAIFLE
- a CDS encoding formylmethanofuran dehydrogenase subunit A, whose product is MEYIIKNGIVYDPTNEIDGEKKDVMFKDGKIVDNVSSDAKVLDATDKVVMAAGVDPHSHIAGPKLVVGRLYRPEDSRKGVKPKTAATRAETGFSIPSCPATGYRYSRMGYGTVVEAAMPPLEAKHTHEEITAIPNLDIPALPLFGNNWFVLEYAKEKNIDDLAAFISQWLKLTRGYGVKIVNPGGSEAWGWGMNVHGIDDPVPYWDVTSREVIHALAEANEKLGLPHSIHLHPNDLGHPGNYETTVGTMDVIKDISKNSPVRNQTVHMTHIQYHSYAGTNWRDFESGVEDVAKFINSNDYVTCDVGQITLDETTTMTADAPMEFDLHQLNGLKWANKDIELETAAGIVPFIYSGRNSVHSVQWAIGLEMFLMVNNPWQIMLTTDSPNAGPFIRYPRVISWLMSNKRRMEMIENGEVHKAVGRKSSLATLDREYDFNEIATISRAAPAKAYGFTDRGHLGAGARADIAVYDINPNEIDPSNEYEAIERAFGNAALTIKDGQIIVQDGEIVSTKESQTIWTNVQGIEEQENALMEKIMPVFNKYYTVKFENYPVHDHYVHNPIRVDIQAGK
- a CDS encoding formylmethanofuran dehydrogenase subunit B, which gives rise to MAYEEPITDYDEIVENCTCAFCGCNCDDLTYLVKDGHVVGVRHACRLGASKVMEDMDQRLMVPMIRNEEGELVETDWETALDKAAELIAGAVRPVFYGWSETSIETMKHGIKLGELVGAVLDNQATICHGPSLQAVQNAGYPVNTLGEVKNRADMIVYSGNNAMNSHPRHMGRYSAFPRGYFRKRGRFDKTIVTMDPRYTDTAKMSDIWVGFEQNGDYEFYNAMRAVLRGKKLKKDVISGIPKEDIEELVEAMKTTQYGCLFFGLGLTHTLSKQRNIDIAINLIQDLNKFTKWNLVPMRGHFNVNGFNIFMAFEMGFPYGVDFSRGYPRYMNGETNTIDLLTREEPDVFMVIAADPGAHFPGGANRHLANIPVIQIDIHWGPSTELADIVLPGSFIGVEAAGTSYRMDGVPIYMKKAIDKPETCRDDEWIVRELHERVQKIKGEKIAGK
- a CDS encoding DUF2097 domain-containing protein, with translation MNTKELEMDCDETLEYIKKNVNVYDILELSYNRVFTPGEVLNVDTSEYDGKEGLKVVIHVSEETFTSTVEVDLEEVKDELIEVIHIPKNNSEKIVILVDRCA
- a CDS encoding formylmethanofuran dehydrogenase subunit C — its product is MFNLKTITFNQKKTSPIALEFDELIPDTIYGWEKSDFDKYMVPIGNSKFPLSDYFDVEVEGEAEDAAQVKMILNGDLGRVKYIGSKMTDGQIIANSSVDLHCGAEMAGGSITVNGDAESYAGREMTGGELEILGNVKEFCGASYIGDWRGMTGGSIIIHGNAGKQLGECLTGGEIHVKGDCDILAGIHMNKGLIQIDGDVTRWPGGQMQNGDIVINGTLSRTLEGFNQEEIVSDPTIAGKSFPGKYIKFTGDIARNGKGNLWLAAEKNRYLIY